One region of Rattus norvegicus strain BN/NHsdMcwi chromosome 13, GRCr8, whole genome shotgun sequence genomic DNA includes:
- the Cd244 gene encoding uncharacterized LOC103692282 precursor: MLQQTVLLSLFLLLRAHQGQGCAGSSEEVLGVSGKPVRLRPSNIQTKHVSIEWKKKTGHQQTSHIVTWNTLDPESPVVCCSDIYGFESENFALSIKSAKLNDSGHYLLEITDQGGIVCTKNFQILIFDPVETPHLTVQGSLWANGTCQLSLSCFVPKDDNVSYALYRGSMLISNQRNGTHWENWTDASSLHTYTCNVSNKASWANHTLTSPQSCQSVPSKFNYLPFVVSIGILVTFLLGAIACFCVWNRKRKQSQSIAKESLTIYEYVKNAQVSRDQQGHFRASGSSSDVRGDEREQRESDRRLFQEQMAEQKSPEDGGAMYSKVQCKPSASTSQEKCTIYSVVEPSRKSGSKKRNQNPSLNCTVYEEIGKQWVKPQNPARLSRRELENFEAYF, translated from the exons GTTGTGCAGGTTCTTCTGAAGAAGTGCTTGGTGTCTCAGGAAAGCCTGTCCGGCTGCGGCCTTccaacatacaaacaaaacatgtTTCTATTGAATGGAAGAAGAAGACAGGACATCAACAAACTTCCCACATCGTGACTTGGAACACTTTGGATCCCGAAAGCCCAGTTGTGTGTTGTAGTGATATCTATGGTTTTGAGTCTGAGAATTTTGCTCTTAGTATCAAGTCAGCTAAGCTAAATGACAGTGGTCACTACCTGCTGGAGATCACCGACCAAGGAGGAATAGTGTGCACTAAAAACTTCCAGATTCTTATATTTG ATCCTGTTGAGACACCTCACCTGACTGTCCAGGGGTCGCTCTGGGCTAACGGGACTTGTCAACTGTCTTTGTCCTGCTTTGTGCCCAAGGATGACAATGTGAGCTATGCTTTGTACAGAGGGAGCATGCTGATCTCGAATCAAAGGAATGGCACCCACTGGGAGAACTGGACTGATGCCAGCAGCCTGCACACATATACCTGCAATGTTAGCAACAAGGCCAGCTGGGCAAACCACACCCTGACCTCCCCGCAGAGCTGTCAGAGTGTCCCTTCGA AATTCAATTATCTGCCCTTTGTGGTATCCATCGGTATCCTCGTTACCTTTCTTCTTGGGGCCATCGCTTGCTTCTGTGTGTGGAATAGGAAGAGAAAGCAGTCAC AGTCCATCGCTAAGGAATCTTTGACCATATATGAATACGTCAAGAACGCACAAGTCAGCAGGGACCAACAAGGACATTTTAGGGCCTCTGGATCTTCCTCAGATGTTCGGGGAGATGAGAGGGAACAAAGAGAATCGGACAGACGTCTTTTCCAG GAGCAGATGGCAGAGCAGAAATCCCCTGAAGATGGAGGCGCCATGTACTCTAAGGTCCAGTGTAAG CCTTCTGCTTCCACATCACAAGAAAAATGTACAATATATTCAGTAGTTGAACCTTCCAGGAAG TCTGGATCCAAGAAGAGGAACCAGAACCCTTCCTTAAATTGCACCGTGTATGAAGAG ATTGGAAAGCAATGGGTCAAACCTCAGAACCCTGCCAGGCTGAGCCGCAGAGAGCTGGAGAACTTCGAAGCTTATTTCTAG
- the Cd244 gene encoding uncharacterized LOC103692282 isoform X2, translating to MLQQTVLLSLFLLLRAHQGQGCAGSSEEVLGVSGKPVRLRPSNIQTKHVSIEWKKKTGHQQTSHIVTWNTLDPESPVVCCSDIYGFESENFALSIKSAKLNDSGHYLLEITDQGGIVCTKNFQILIFDPVETPHLTVQGSLWANGTCQLSLSCFVPKDDNVSYALYRGSMLISNQRNGTHWENWTDASSLHTYTCNVSNKASWANHTLTSPQSCQSVPSKFNYLPFVVSIGILVTFLLGAIACFCVWNRKRKQSQSIAKESLTIYEYVKNAQVSRDQQGHFRASGSSSDVRGDEREQRESDRRLFQPSASTSQEKCTIYSVVEPSRKSGSKKRNQNPSLNCTVYEEIGKQWVKPQNPARLSRRELENFEAYF from the exons GTTGTGCAGGTTCTTCTGAAGAAGTGCTTGGTGTCTCAGGAAAGCCTGTCCGGCTGCGGCCTTccaacatacaaacaaaacatgtTTCTATTGAATGGAAGAAGAAGACAGGACATCAACAAACTTCCCACATCGTGACTTGGAACACTTTGGATCCCGAAAGCCCAGTTGTGTGTTGTAGTGATATCTATGGTTTTGAGTCTGAGAATTTTGCTCTTAGTATCAAGTCAGCTAAGCTAAATGACAGTGGTCACTACCTGCTGGAGATCACCGACCAAGGAGGAATAGTGTGCACTAAAAACTTCCAGATTCTTATATTTG ATCCTGTTGAGACACCTCACCTGACTGTCCAGGGGTCGCTCTGGGCTAACGGGACTTGTCAACTGTCTTTGTCCTGCTTTGTGCCCAAGGATGACAATGTGAGCTATGCTTTGTACAGAGGGAGCATGCTGATCTCGAATCAAAGGAATGGCACCCACTGGGAGAACTGGACTGATGCCAGCAGCCTGCACACATATACCTGCAATGTTAGCAACAAGGCCAGCTGGGCAAACCACACCCTGACCTCCCCGCAGAGCTGTCAGAGTGTCCCTTCGA AATTCAATTATCTGCCCTTTGTGGTATCCATCGGTATCCTCGTTACCTTTCTTCTTGGGGCCATCGCTTGCTTCTGTGTGTGGAATAGGAAGAGAAAGCAGTCAC AGTCCATCGCTAAGGAATCTTTGACCATATATGAATACGTCAAGAACGCACAAGTCAGCAGGGACCAACAAGGACATTTTAGGGCCTCTGGATCTTCCTCAGATGTTCGGGGAGATGAGAGGGAACAAAGAGAATCGGACAGACGTCTTTTCCAG CCTTCTGCTTCCACATCACAAGAAAAATGTACAATATATTCAGTAGTTGAACCTTCCAGGAAG TCTGGATCCAAGAAGAGGAACCAGAACCCTTCCTTAAATTGCACCGTGTATGAAGAG ATTGGAAAGCAATGGGTCAAACCTCAGAACCCTGCCAGGCTGAGCCGCAGAGAGCTGGAGAACTTCGAAGCTTATTTCTAG
- the Cd244 gene encoding uncharacterized LOC103692282 isoform X4 produces MLQQTVLLSLFLLLRAHQGQGCAGSSEEVLGVSGKPVRLRPSNIQTKHVSIEWKKKTGHQQTSHIVTWNTLDPESPVVCCSDIYGFESENFALSIKSAKLNDSGHYLLEITDQGGIVCTKNFQILIFDPVETPHLTVQGSLWANGTCQLSLSCFVPKDDNVSYALYRGSMLISNQRNGTHWENWTDASSLHTYTCNVSNKASWANHTLTSPQSCQSVPSTLKLS; encoded by the exons GTTGTGCAGGTTCTTCTGAAGAAGTGCTTGGTGTCTCAGGAAAGCCTGTCCGGCTGCGGCCTTccaacatacaaacaaaacatgtTTCTATTGAATGGAAGAAGAAGACAGGACATCAACAAACTTCCCACATCGTGACTTGGAACACTTTGGATCCCGAAAGCCCAGTTGTGTGTTGTAGTGATATCTATGGTTTTGAGTCTGAGAATTTTGCTCTTAGTATCAAGTCAGCTAAGCTAAATGACAGTGGTCACTACCTGCTGGAGATCACCGACCAAGGAGGAATAGTGTGCACTAAAAACTTCCAGATTCTTATATTTG ATCCTGTTGAGACACCTCACCTGACTGTCCAGGGGTCGCTCTGGGCTAACGGGACTTGTCAACTGTCTTTGTCCTGCTTTGTGCCCAAGGATGACAATGTGAGCTATGCTTTGTACAGAGGGAGCATGCTGATCTCGAATCAAAGGAATGGCACCCACTGGGAGAACTGGACTGATGCCAGCAGCCTGCACACATATACCTGCAATGTTAGCAACAAGGCCAGCTGGGCAAACCACACCCTGACCTCCCCGCAGAGCTGTCAGAGTGTCCCTTCGA CCCTGAAGCTTTCCTGA
- the Cd244 gene encoding uncharacterized LOC103692282 isoform X5 produces the protein MLQQTVLLSLFLLLRAHQGQEFNYLPFVVSIGILVTFLLGAIACFCVWNRKRKQSQSIAKESLTIYEYVKNAQVSRDQQGHFRASGSSSDVRGDEREQRESDRRLFQEQMAEQKSPEDGGAMYSKVQCKPSASTSQEKCTIYSVVEPSRKSGSKKRNQNPSLNCTVYEEIGKQWVKPQNPARLSRRELENFEAYF, from the exons AATTCAATTATCTGCCCTTTGTGGTATCCATCGGTATCCTCGTTACCTTTCTTCTTGGGGCCATCGCTTGCTTCTGTGTGTGGAATAGGAAGAGAAAGCAGTCAC AGTCCATCGCTAAGGAATCTTTGACCATATATGAATACGTCAAGAACGCACAAGTCAGCAGGGACCAACAAGGACATTTTAGGGCCTCTGGATCTTCCTCAGATGTTCGGGGAGATGAGAGGGAACAAAGAGAATCGGACAGACGTCTTTTCCAG GAGCAGATGGCAGAGCAGAAATCCCCTGAAGATGGAGGCGCCATGTACTCTAAGGTCCAGTGTAAG CCTTCTGCTTCCACATCACAAGAAAAATGTACAATATATTCAGTAGTTGAACCTTCCAGGAAG TCTGGATCCAAGAAGAGGAACCAGAACCCTTCCTTAAATTGCACCGTGTATGAAGAG ATTGGAAAGCAATGGGTCAAACCTCAGAACCCTGCCAGGCTGAGCCGCAGAGAGCTGGAGAACTTCGAAGCTTATTTCTAG
- the Cd244 gene encoding uncharacterized LOC103692282 isoform X3: MLQQTVLLSLFLLLRAHQGQGCAGSSEEVLGVSGKPVRLRPSNIQTKHVSIEWKKKTGHQQTSHIVTWNTLDPESPVVCCSDIYGFESENFALSIKSAKLNDSGHYLLEITDQGGIVCTKNFQILIFDPVETPHLTVQGSLWANGTCQLSLSCFVPKDDNVSYALYRGSMLISNQRNGTHWENWTDASSLHTYTCNVSNKASWANHTLTSPQSCQSVPSSKWGHFGPQQGSYNQIHMRPRIQLSALCGIHRYPRYLSSWGHRLLLCVE; encoded by the exons GTTGTGCAGGTTCTTCTGAAGAAGTGCTTGGTGTCTCAGGAAAGCCTGTCCGGCTGCGGCCTTccaacatacaaacaaaacatgtTTCTATTGAATGGAAGAAGAAGACAGGACATCAACAAACTTCCCACATCGTGACTTGGAACACTTTGGATCCCGAAAGCCCAGTTGTGTGTTGTAGTGATATCTATGGTTTTGAGTCTGAGAATTTTGCTCTTAGTATCAAGTCAGCTAAGCTAAATGACAGTGGTCACTACCTGCTGGAGATCACCGACCAAGGAGGAATAGTGTGCACTAAAAACTTCCAGATTCTTATATTTG ATCCTGTTGAGACACCTCACCTGACTGTCCAGGGGTCGCTCTGGGCTAACGGGACTTGTCAACTGTCTTTGTCCTGCTTTGTGCCCAAGGATGACAATGTGAGCTATGCTTTGTACAGAGGGAGCATGCTGATCTCGAATCAAAGGAATGGCACCCACTGGGAGAACTGGACTGATGCCAGCAGCCTGCACACATATACCTGCAATGTTAGCAACAAGGCCAGCTGGGCAAACCACACCCTGACCTCCCCGCAGAGCTGTCAGAGTGTCCCTTCGAGTAAGTGGGGGCACTTTGGCCCACAGCAGGGATCCTACAACCAGATTCACATGAGACCCAG AATTCAATTATCTGCCCTTTGTGGTATCCATCGGTATCCTCGTTACCTTTCTTCTTGGGGCCATCGCTTGCTTCTGTGTGTGGAATAG
- the Cd244 gene encoding uncharacterized LOC103692282 isoform X1: MLQQTVLLSLFLLLRAHQGQGCAGSSEEVLGVSGKPVRLRPSNIQTKHVSIEWKKKTGHQQTSHIVTWNTLDPESPVVCCSDIYGFESENFALSIKSAKLNDSGHYLLEITDQGGIVCTKNFQILIFDPVETPHLTVQGSLWANGTCQLSLSCFVPKDDNVSYALYRGSMLISNQRNGTHWENWTDASSLHTYTCNVSNKASWANHTLTSPQSCQSVPSKFNYLPFVVSIGILVTFLLGAIACFCVWNRKRKQSQSIAKESLTIYEYVKNAQVSRDQQGHFRASGSSSDVRGDEREQRESDRRLFQMAEQKSPEDGGAMYSKVQCKPSASTSQEKCTIYSVVEPSRKSGSKKRNQNPSLNCTVYEEIGKQWVKPQNPARLSRRELENFEAYF; encoded by the exons GTTGTGCAGGTTCTTCTGAAGAAGTGCTTGGTGTCTCAGGAAAGCCTGTCCGGCTGCGGCCTTccaacatacaaacaaaacatgtTTCTATTGAATGGAAGAAGAAGACAGGACATCAACAAACTTCCCACATCGTGACTTGGAACACTTTGGATCCCGAAAGCCCAGTTGTGTGTTGTAGTGATATCTATGGTTTTGAGTCTGAGAATTTTGCTCTTAGTATCAAGTCAGCTAAGCTAAATGACAGTGGTCACTACCTGCTGGAGATCACCGACCAAGGAGGAATAGTGTGCACTAAAAACTTCCAGATTCTTATATTTG ATCCTGTTGAGACACCTCACCTGACTGTCCAGGGGTCGCTCTGGGCTAACGGGACTTGTCAACTGTCTTTGTCCTGCTTTGTGCCCAAGGATGACAATGTGAGCTATGCTTTGTACAGAGGGAGCATGCTGATCTCGAATCAAAGGAATGGCACCCACTGGGAGAACTGGACTGATGCCAGCAGCCTGCACACATATACCTGCAATGTTAGCAACAAGGCCAGCTGGGCAAACCACACCCTGACCTCCCCGCAGAGCTGTCAGAGTGTCCCTTCGA AATTCAATTATCTGCCCTTTGTGGTATCCATCGGTATCCTCGTTACCTTTCTTCTTGGGGCCATCGCTTGCTTCTGTGTGTGGAATAGGAAGAGAAAGCAGTCAC AGTCCATCGCTAAGGAATCTTTGACCATATATGAATACGTCAAGAACGCACAAGTCAGCAGGGACCAACAAGGACATTTTAGGGCCTCTGGATCTTCCTCAGATGTTCGGGGAGATGAGAGGGAACAAAGAGAATCGGACAGACGTCTTTTCCAG ATGGCAGAGCAGAAATCCCCTGAAGATGGAGGCGCCATGTACTCTAAGGTCCAGTGTAAG CCTTCTGCTTCCACATCACAAGAAAAATGTACAATATATTCAGTAGTTGAACCTTCCAGGAAG TCTGGATCCAAGAAGAGGAACCAGAACCCTTCCTTAAATTGCACCGTGTATGAAGAG ATTGGAAAGCAATGGGTCAAACCTCAGAACCCTGCCAGGCTGAGCCGCAGAGAGCTGGAGAACTTCGAAGCTTATTTCTAG